Proteins encoded within one genomic window of Candidatus Poribacteria bacterium:
- a CDS encoding transposase, whose protein sequence is MNRFPSRGSHYLRKGRQSIPGAYYFLTTSTFDRRPILANFEVARIIFQTFEWLETQDRIRWICIMVMPDHIHAVIQPGRDQTLPRVMHSLKTFTARQINKQRGERRTVWQERYYDHGIRKGRNDTLLL, encoded by the coding sequence TTGAACCGTTTTCCAAGTCGAGGAAGCCATTACTTACGAAAAGGACGACAATCAATACCGGGGGCATATTATTTCCTAACTACTTCCACCTTTGATCGAAGACCGATACTCGCCAACTTTGAAGTTGCACGGATCATTTTTCAAACCTTTGAATGGCTAGAAACTCAAGATCGCATCAGATGGATATGTATCATGGTCATGCCGGACCACATCCACGCAGTTATTCAACCGGGTCGAGATCAAACCTTACCAAGAGTCATGCATTCTCTCAAGACCTTTACGGCAAGGCAGATTAACAAACAACGTGGTGAACGCAGGACAGTATGGCAGGAAAGATATTATGACCACGGCATACGGAAGGGCAGAAATGATACGCTACTACTATGA